In Spirosoma aureum, a single genomic region encodes these proteins:
- a CDS encoding helix-turn-helix domain-containing protein, with translation MEHHGNKLRTIIKAKGFNMSELASQFGVTRAAVDKHMKSERLTRKVLRPYAEKLDFSLDAFFGDVVLKEPQPVKGGEKLTVTDGTVPAEIHWELQQKYFDLQERYNDLVVRFFPNAAQLAIAQS, from the coding sequence ATGGAACATCACGGGAATAAGCTAAGGACAATTATTAAGGCTAAAGGCTTTAATATGAGTGAATTAGCAAGCCAATTTGGCGTAACCAGAGCCGCAGTCGATAAGCACATGAAAAGTGAGCGATTAACAAGAAAAGTACTAAGGCCGTATGCAGAAAAGTTAGACTTTTCGTTAGATGCTTTTTTTGGAGACGTTGTATTAAAGGAGCCGCAACCCGTAAAAGGAGGGGAGAAATTAACGGTAACAGACGGAACCGTACCGGCTGAAATACACTGGGAGTTACAGCAAAAGTATTTTGACCTACAAGAAAGGTATAATGATTTAGTAGTACGTTTTTTTCCGAACGCGGCTCAACTGGCTATAGCACAATCATAA
- a CDS encoding toxin-antitoxin system YwqK family antitoxin: MPINDSRYCINAAKGIPAFVVLLICWFSTLFSCKDSAYSHIDYFKDGSIKTTCKTIEDSIVLITDYYQNHTIKNVRTAVNGQLKGISQSFNEQGVMIAKTTWLHDKQHGQSLYYYPNGRLKQRVNFMYGLRCGEYKEYYNSTGNQVRFLVNYLVIGKKEYPNEYFEYDRAGKLINQSPLVKAAYKTNYSDCTAHLTLQLITPDFPEMTVLIGNYDAFFNLNDSTSLHTYSTTRLLNNVAIKLPVVNDTIIRGVIVNYKQLKSDRKPLTKMMGKDLYWSLAIKGCQRLNSHLTSID; this comes from the coding sequence ATGCCAATAAACGACAGCAGGTATTGTATCAACGCAGCTAAGGGTATCCCTGCTTTTGTCGTATTGCTGATTTGTTGGTTTAGCACATTATTCTCCTGTAAGGACTCAGCTTACTCGCATATTGACTATTTCAAGGATGGATCTATTAAGACTACATGTAAAACGATCGAGGATAGTATCGTTCTGATAACTGACTATTACCAAAATCATACGATTAAAAATGTTAGAACGGCTGTCAATGGCCAACTCAAAGGTATTTCTCAATCTTTTAATGAGCAGGGGGTAATGATAGCCAAAACAACCTGGCTGCATGATAAACAGCATGGGCAAAGTCTGTATTATTATCCAAATGGAAGATTGAAGCAGAGGGTAAATTTTATGTACGGTTTACGATGTGGCGAGTATAAAGAGTACTATAACTCAACCGGTAATCAAGTTCGCTTTTTGGTTAATTACTTGGTAATAGGAAAGAAGGAGTACCCTAATGAGTATTTTGAGTATGATCGAGCTGGTAAATTAATAAATCAATCACCCCTTGTAAAGGCTGCTTATAAGACCAATTATAGTGATTGCACAGCTCACCTCACTTTGCAGTTAATCACTCCAGACTTTCCGGAAATGACGGTCTTAATTGGAAACTATGATGCCTTCTTTAACCTAAATGATTCTACAAGCTTGCATACATATAGCACTACACGTCTTCTGAACAATGTAGCTATTAAATTGCCTGTAGTCAATGACACAATAATAAGAGGTGTGATAGTAAACTATAAGCAGTTAAAGAGTGATAGAAAGCCTCTAACTAAAATGATGGGCAAAGATCTATATTGGAGTTTGGCGATTAAAGGTTGCCAAAGGTTAAACTCGCATTTAACGAGTATCGACTAG
- a CDS encoding CHC2 zinc finger domain-containing protein: MIELQTIEQLKQAVRITDYLYSKGFTPCNSTGKQFVYRSPLTNEKSASFFVEPELNVFSDFSSGEKGDNIRLVRLIDQVDFVTAIRTLQRLQPYESVPFSLGASKEYILQPDQQRHEITAICPLQHRALVQYLEKRAIPFAMAFNYVKEIHYRLNADGRHYFGIGFETDKGSWAVRSENFKTHIGSQSVTTLETPGSTSINLFEGFFDFLSALVYFRVKTMRNTAIILNTTTNLNKVIDRLKAAQCVYTFLDNDKGGRKALDDIKAAGCTVIDRSTLYADYNDFNERLQAL; the protein is encoded by the coding sequence ATGATTGAATTACAGACCATCGAACAGTTGAAACAGGCGGTTCGTATTACGGACTATTTGTACTCGAAAGGCTTTACGCCCTGCAACAGTACCGGCAAACAATTCGTCTACCGCTCACCACTTACCAACGAGAAATCGGCTTCGTTTTTTGTGGAACCGGAGTTGAACGTTTTCAGCGATTTTTCGTCTGGCGAGAAAGGCGATAATATCCGGCTGGTACGGTTGATTGATCAGGTGGACTTTGTGACGGCCATTCGCACCCTGCAACGCTTGCAACCCTACGAAAGCGTTCCCTTCTCCCTGGGTGCATCGAAAGAGTACATTCTGCAACCCGATCAGCAACGGCACGAAATAACAGCCATTTGCCCCCTGCAACATCGGGCCCTGGTGCAGTACCTGGAAAAACGGGCGATTCCCTTTGCTATGGCTTTTAACTACGTGAAGGAGATCCACTACCGATTAAATGCCGATGGTCGGCACTACTTCGGTATTGGCTTCGAGACGGATAAAGGCAGTTGGGCGGTTCGCTCGGAGAACTTCAAAACCCACATTGGTAGCCAGTCGGTAACGACCCTCGAAACGCCGGGTTCGACTTCGATCAATCTGTTTGAGGGCTTTTTTGACTTCCTGTCGGCGCTGGTCTATTTCCGGGTCAAGACCATGCGCAATACGGCTATCATTCTCAATACGACGACCAATCTAAATAAAGTAATCGACCGTCTCAAGGCGGCTCAATGCGTGTACACCTTCCTGGACAATGACAAAGGAGGGCGTAAAGCGCTGGACGACATCAAGGCGGCCGGCTGTACAGTCATTGACCGCTCGACGCTGTACGCCGATTACAATGATTTTAACGAGCGTTTACAGGCACTATAA
- a CDS encoding VapE domain-containing protein — protein sequence MSKAADKPIKFLLIMDYLEKKYDFRFNTVSIDLEYKTKQETDWKTLNPADLEVELLREGFTGFDKQLAALLKSSFVPRFDPILEYFESLPPWDNQNDYIGILANYVRTTDQEFYLRQFKKMLVRMVAQGLNAIAFNKHCFTFYSNQNDGKTYFFENLLQGTGLAEYAKKNIEFEGKDAKRSLAENFMINLDELAGLSKQDVNRAKAFFSESQIKLRLPYDKKDSIMSRRASFVGSTNQREFLVDETGNVRWIVFEVLSINHDNGGPNGYKAVDINKVWAQAYFLFKNDYPVQLDKDEIAHSENNNARYGRDSVEYQMLLQYFTPVGKEQGGTFYQPYKLVERLTQLASNTVRLTSENIGRALKKMGVEKAQTRIGQLPVWGYYLTENLLNAADQPGGKSDIPF from the coding sequence ATGAGCAAAGCCGCTGATAAACCCATTAAATTTTTACTGATTATGGACTACCTGGAAAAGAAATATGATTTTCGGTTTAACACCGTTTCGATTGACCTGGAATATAAAACCAAACAGGAAACCGATTGGAAAACCCTCAACCCCGCCGATTTAGAAGTTGAGCTACTGCGCGAAGGCTTTACGGGCTTTGATAAGCAGTTAGCCGCTTTATTGAAGTCCTCCTTTGTGCCCCGCTTTGACCCTATTCTCGAATACTTTGAGAGTTTGCCCCCCTGGGATAATCAGAACGATTACATCGGTATTCTAGCCAATTATGTACGAACAACCGATCAGGAATTTTACCTCCGACAGTTTAAAAAAATGCTGGTGCGCATGGTGGCACAAGGACTCAATGCCATCGCCTTTAATAAGCACTGTTTTACGTTTTATTCCAATCAGAATGACGGCAAAACCTACTTTTTTGAGAACCTGCTGCAAGGCACCGGCCTAGCCGAATACGCCAAAAAGAATATTGAATTTGAGGGCAAAGATGCGAAGCGATCCCTGGCCGAAAACTTCATGATTAACCTCGATGAATTGGCCGGGTTAAGCAAACAGGATGTCAACCGGGCGAAGGCGTTTTTCTCCGAATCACAAATCAAATTGCGCCTTCCCTACGACAAAAAGGACTCGATTATGTCGCGCCGGGCGTCGTTCGTGGGCTCGACTAACCAGCGCGAATTTCTGGTCGATGAAACGGGAAACGTGCGCTGGATCGTCTTTGAAGTGCTCTCCATTAATCACGACAACGGGGGGCCGAATGGCTACAAAGCCGTTGACATCAATAAAGTCTGGGCGCAAGCCTATTTTCTGTTTAAGAACGATTACCCGGTTCAACTCGACAAAGACGAGATTGCCCACAGCGAGAACAACAATGCCCGCTATGGCCGCGATAGTGTCGAATACCAGATGTTGCTGCAATACTTCACGCCGGTAGGCAAAGAGCAGGGCGGCACGTTTTATCAACCCTACAAGCTGGTGGAGCGGCTAACCCAACTGGCCAGCAATACCGTCCGGCTCACCAGCGAAAATATAGGCCGGGCGTTAAAGAAAATGGGCGTCGAAAAGGCACAGACCCGAATAGGACAATTACCCGTTTGGGGCTACTACCTGACCGAGAACTTGCTGAACGCAGCCGATCAGCCAGGAGGCAAGTCTGACATCCCTTTCTAA